The following proteins are encoded in a genomic region of Elgaria multicarinata webbii isolate HBS135686 ecotype San Diego chromosome 16, rElgMul1.1.pri, whole genome shotgun sequence:
- the RFX7 gene encoding DNA-binding protein RFX7, which produces MADEQQQPPPEPPSSGGGGPVAPPSLPALVPGLQGTEASALQHKIKNSICKTVQSKVDCILQEVEKFTDLQKLYLYLQLPSGPSNGEKSDQLSVSSSRAQQVHAFSWIRNTLEEHPETSLPKQEVYDEYKSYCDNLGYHPLSAADFGKIMKNVFPNMKARRLGTRGKSKYCYSGLRKKAFVQMPTLPNLDFHKTGDGLEGSEPSGHLQSADEEVVSAACQLVCEWAQKVLSQPFDSVLDLARFLVKSHYIGTKSMAALTVMAGAPAGIKGIPQPSAFIPTAESNSFQPQVKTLPSPIDAKQQLQRKIQKKQQEQKLQSPLPGESPAKKAEGAPSNGVASLSNGNPAILSPQPIGIVVAAVPSPITVPRTRQLVTSPSPVGTSDGKVLPLNVQVVTQHMQSVKQSPKTPQNVPASPVGDRSARHRYPQILPKPANTGALTIRSPTTVLFTSSPIKTVVPAQHMNVVKMTAISLAPSSASSTPVKHTAPVVSSGTAEELRTVPQIKNGSVVSLQSPGSKASGGGGLVPAASSIEVKMEPEVVLDENLLQCPGNPDSSRAVKLVLSASAAQQRRGETEAWKVQTEEAVGEAKCIQVCDHRVEDSGGKRLAQPSETHPGPSSETNPSTLSPSVATQNFSISSSSPPSGDKLCIKSPRKRLPSAFTDSQGPPVKKLSVGQVSAASAEAPKASGVKKAQQRLVTLAKSDIPATLVQVPGKVTIQVHSAAPSNLVTSCPLDGDIIINSGDSIFGQQLAASSSDIRVKLEGNMLVLENRAKPDGSFNPNVWQHLAKSSDFDPVNCEQQQQPQQQQEISVLALAEPSGSEDLPKSVWEPVHFEEGLQQHQHQQTVAVSAYSQQLQGQEPSLQQQLQAQAASQLPLQPELKEFEDAASQSNENFFSFDDDLTQDSIVEELVLMEEQMSMSSAHLYSTSLGMALQSQGAAPGAGAALSSHASSTHFYHPIHNSGTPVHTPTPTPTPTPTPTPTPTSEIIAGSQGVSRESPCSRMAQTTPVDSALGSSRHTPIGTPHSNCSSSVPPSPVECRNPFAFTPISSSMAYHDASIVSSSPVKPMQRPTATHPDKTKLEWMNTGYGSVSNPSVSSHGILPSYQELVEDRFRKPHAFAVPGQSYQSQPRHHDPHFGRVTPVSPVSGGSGGAGSSSNNKQEGFAVPAPLDNKGTSSSQNSNFRCRSVSPAVHRQRNLSGSTGCPVANVPRSTVSTTPTPFGSPVTPEVQHTFASLHTDTSANALAQRSQSVPLTVMMQTAFPPPQKQANSKKITNVLLNKLDSENDDAVRGLGINNMPSNYTARMNLTQILETSAAFPSANAQNLLNPNPSVFEFQTPSYLTKNSSANQITFASGDNQAQSETGEQQLDFSSTVKDLLEESSLQPSQQLVNQVASDLSNVASSVFSSDIRLTSELSGSINDLNTLDTNLLFDPAHQQGQDDEATLEELKNDPLFQQICNESINSMTSAGFDWMESKDHPAVEMLG; this is translated from the exons CAAAACTGTACAATCTAAAGTGGACTGCATTTTG CAAGAAGTTGAGAAGTTTACAGATTTACAGAAACTCTACCTCTACCTTCAACTGCCTTCTGGTCCCAGCAATGGAGAGAAAAg TGATCAGCTGTCGGTGTCGTCCAGCCGCGCACAACAAGTGCATGCCTTCTCCTGGATCCGGAACACCTTAGAGGAGCATCCTGAGACGTCCCTCCCTAAGCAAGAGGTGTATGATGAGTACAA GAGCTATTGTGACAATCTTGGCTACCATCCATTAAGTGCTGCTGACTTTGGGAAGATCATGAAAAACGTCTTTCCCAACATGAAGGCTCGCCGCCTCGGCACAAGAGGCAAATCAAA ATATTGCTATAGTGGACTTCGGAAGAAAGCATTCGTGCAGATGCCGACGCTGCCCAATCTTGACTTCCATAAAACTGGAGATGGG CTGGAAGGATCGGAGCCTTCTGGGCACCTGCAAAGCGCCGATGAGGAGGTGGTGTCAGCCGCATGCCAGCTGGTCTGCGAGTGGGCCCAGAAAGTGCTCAGCCAGCCCTTCGACTCCGTCTTGGATTTGGCCCGTTTCCTGGTCAAAAGCCATTACATCGGCACAAAATCCATGGCAGCTTTAACAGTGATGGCTGGTGCGCCAGCAG GAATCAAAGGGATCCCCCAGCCTTCTGCTTTCATCCCGACTGCAGAGAGCAATTCCTTCCAGCCCCAGGTGAAGACCCTGCCCTCGCCAATCGAcgcaaagcagcagctgcagcgtAAGATCcagaagaagcagcaggagcAGAAACTGCAGTCGCCTTTGCCAGGGGAGTCTCCCGCCAAGAAGGCCGAAGGCGCCCCGAGCAATGGAGTCGCCAGCCTCTCGAACGGGAATCCGGCTATCTTGTCTCCTCAGCCCATCGGCATCGTTGTGGCTGCTGTCCCCAGCCCCATAACG GTGCCAAGGACCCGACAGCTGGTGACGTCGCCAAGTCCTGTGGGCACGTCAGATGGCAAAGTTCTTCCGCTCAACGTCCAGGTGGTCACTCAGCACATGCAGTCGGTCAAGCAGTCGCCAAAGACTCCTCAGAATGTCCCCGCCAGCCCCGTGGGCGACCGTTCCGCCCGGCATCGTTACCCCCAGATCCTGCCCAAGCCAGCCAACACTGGCGCACTCACCATCCGCTCCCCAACCACCGTACTCTTCACCAGTAGCCCAATCAAGACGGTGGTTCCCGCTCAGCACATGAACGTGGTCAAAATGACCGCCATCTCTCTGGCCCCGAGCAGTGCCAGCAGCACGCCGGTCAAACACACAGCTCCGGTGGTGAGTTCAGGAACCGCCGAAGAGTTGAGGACTGTCCCGCAGATTAAGAACGGCTCTGTGGTTTCCCTTCAGTCTCCGGGATCTAAAGCAAGTGGCGGAGGAGGCTTAGTTCCCGCTGCGTCTTCGATTGAAGTCAAAATGGAGCCAGAGGTGGTGCTGGACGAGAATCTCCTACAGTGCCCAGGGAATCCAGACTCCTCCAGAGCTGTAAAGCTGGTCCTGAGCGCGTCTGCCGCTCAGCAGAGGAGAGGCGAAACAGAAGCCTGGAAAGTTCAGACTGAGGAGGCGGTAGGAGAAGCAAAATGCATCCAGGTCTGTGACCACAGAGTGGAGGATTCCGGGGGGAAACGCCTTGCCCAGCCTAGCGAAACCCATCCAGGTCCTTCATCCGAGACGAATCCAAGCACTCTCTCCCCTTCGGTCGCTACGCAGAACTTCTCTATCAGCAGCAGCTCACCTCCCAGTGGGGACAAACTGTGCATTAAGAGCCCAAGGAAGAGGCTGCCTTCGGCCTTCACGGACTCCCAGGGCCCCCCAGTCAAGAAGCTGTCAGTGGGGCAAGTCTCTGCCGCCAGCGCAGAAGCCCCCAAAGCCAGCGGCGTTAAGAAAgcgcagcagaggctggtgacacTTGCCAAATCTGACATTCCTGCCACACTGGTGCAAGTTCCTGGCAAGGTCACGATCCAAGTCCATTCTGCAGCGCCCAGCAACCTGGTGACTTCATGTCCCTTGGATGGTGATATCATCATTAACTCCGGCGATTCCATTTTTGGACAGCAGCTGGCAGCCTCGTCCTCGGACATCCGGGTGAAGTTGGAAGGAAATATGCTTGTCTTAGAAAACCGTGCTAAGCCGGATGGCAGCTTTAACCCCAATGTGTGGCAGCATCTTGCAAAGAGCTCCGACTTTGACCCTGTGAActgtgagcagcagcagcagccgcagcagcagcaggagatcaGCGTTCTGGCCCTTGCTGAACCCTCTGGCTCTGAGGACTTGCCCAAGTCTGTCTGGGAGCCTGTGCACTTTGAAGAAGGACtccagcagcaccagcaccagcagaCAGTAGCTGTCTCGGCGTACAGCCAGCAGCTGCAGGGGCAAGAACCctctctgcagcagcagctccaagcACAGGCGGCGAGCCAGCTCCCTCTGCAGCCCGAGCTCAAAGAGTTTGAGGATGCCGCCTCCCAGTCCAACGAGAATTTTTTCTCCTTTGATGACGACTTGACCCAGGACAGCATCGTGGAGGAGCTGGTGCTGATGGAAGAGCAGATGTCCATGAGCAGCGCCCACCTGTACAGCACCTCCCTGGGCATGGCCCTGCAGAGCCAGGGGGCGGCTCCAGGGGCGGGGGCGGCCCTGTCCTCCCACGCCAGCAGCACCCACTTCTACCACCCCATCCACAACAGCGGCACTCCCGTCCACACCCCCACCCCGACGCCCACGCCCACCCCGACGCCCACGCCCACCCCGACTTCTGAAATCATTGCTGGGTCGCAAGGCGTGTCGCGGGAGAGCCCCTGCTCCCGGATGGCCCAGACGACGCCCGTCGACAGCGCTCTGGGCAGCAGCCGGCACACGCCCATCGGCACGCCCCATTCCAATTGCAGCAGCAGCGTCCCGCCCAGCCCCGTGGAGTGCCGGAACCCCTTTGCCTTCACCCCCATCAGTTCCAGCATGGCCTACCATGACGCCAGCATCGTGTCGAGCAGCCCTGTGAAGCCCATGCAGCGGCCCACGGCCACCCACCCCGACAAAACCAAGCTGGAGTGGATGAACACTGGCTACGGCAGCGTGAGCAACCCCTCGGTGTCCAGCCATGGCATCCTCCCAAGCTACCAGGAGCTGGTGGAAGATCGTTTCCGGAAGCCTCACGCCTTTGCTGTTCCCGGCCAGTCGTACCAGTCTCAGCCGCGGCACCACGACCCCCATTTTGGCCGGGTGACCCCAGTCTCTCCTGtcagcggtggcagcggcggtgctggcagcagcagcaacaacaagcaAGAAGGCTTTGCCGTGCCGGCGCCTCTGGATAACAAAGGGACGAGTTCCTCTCAAAATAGCAATTTCCGATGCCGGAGCGTCAGCCCTGCCGTCCACCGCCAGCGCAATCTTAGCGGTAGCACCGGCTGCCCCGTAGCTAACGTGCCACGCTCCACCGTATCGACCACGCCTACGCCTTTTGGCAGCCCCGTCACCCCAGAGGTCCAGCATACCTTTGCGAGCCTCCACACGGACACGAGTGCCAACGCTCTTGCCCAGCGGAGCCAGTCCGTCCCGTTGACTGTCATGATGCAGACGGCCTTCCCGCCTCCGCAGAAACAGGCCAATTCTAAAAAGATAACGAATGTGTTGCTAAACAAGCTCGATTCGGAGAACGACGATGCCGTGAGGGGCCTGGGAATAAACAATATGCCCTCAAATTATACAGCCAGGATGAACCTGACTCAGATTTTAGAGACGTCGGCTGCCTTTCCGAGTGCCAATGCCCAGAACCTGCTCAATCCCAATCCGTCAGTTTTTGAATTCCAAACACCGAGTTACCTCACCAAAAACAGCAGCGCCAATCAGATCACTTTTGCTTCTGGAGACAACCAAGCACAATCGGAGACGGGAGAGCAGCAGCTGGATTTCAGCAGCACCGTGAAAGACCTCTTGGAGGAGAGCAGCCTGcaacccagccagcagctggtcAACCAGGTGGCTTCGGATCTCAGCAACGTGGCCTCCTCCGTCTTCTCCAGCGACATCAGGTTGACCTCCGAACTCTCAGGCAGCATCAACGATTTGAACACTCTAGACACAAACCTGCTCTTTGACCCAGCTCACCAGCAGGGCCAAGACGATGAGGCAACACTGGAAGAACTAAAAAACGACCCCTTGTTCCAACAGATCTGCAACGAATCTATTAACTCCATGACTTCGGCAGGTTTTGATTGGATGGAGAGCAAGGACCATCCTGCTGTTGAAATGTTGGGTtga